In Desulfatiglans anilini DSM 4660, the sequence GAGACGACGCTGCGCCAGCTCTACGAACTGATCAAGGTGCGCTACCCTGTTTATACGAATGACGTAGACTACGCGGTGCGGATCCTTCGGGCGGACCCGAAGGCGGACATCAAGAAAGTCTTCCGCGACGAGGTCTACATCCCATCGAGCAAAAAACTCATCACGCCGAAGACGATCCACCAGAAGGCCTACATGGATGCGATCCGGCGCTACGACATGGTCTTCGGGATCGGCCCCGCAGGGACCGGTAAGACCTACCTGGCCATGGCCATGGCGATCTCCTTCCTGTTGAAAAAATCGGTCAAACGGGTGGTGCTGGCCCGGCCTGCGGTCGAGGCGGGGGAGCGCCTGGGGTTTCTGCCGGGTGACCTGGCGGAGAAGGTCAACCCCTATCTCCGGCCCCTTTACGATGCCCTGCACGACATGATGGATTTCGAGAGCGCCTCGCGGCTCCTGCAGCAGGGCGTGATCGAGGTGGCCCCGCTTGCCTTCATGCGGGGCAGGACATTGAACGACTCGTTTGTGATCCTCGACGAGGCCCAGAACGCGACCCCCGAGCAGATGAAGATGTTCCTGACGCGGCTCGGGTTCAGCTCGAAGGCCGTGATCACGGGGGATGTCACCCAGACGGACCTTCCCGAGGGGAAGATCTCGGGCCTGGTGCAGGCCCGGAGGATCCTCGAGGGGATCAGCGGAATTTGTTTCATCGAGTTTTCGCGCGAAGACGTGATCCGGCACCCATTGGTGCAGGAGATCATCGACGCCTATGAGCGGACCGAGAGCGGAAAGGCTCCGGCCGGCAATGGGCCCAGCCCGGAGGCGGCATGAAGATTCTGAACTTGCGGACCGGAAAAGACGCGGCGGCGAAACAGCGCAGCAAACCCCCGGCCAGGCGGCGCGAGAAGCCCTCAGGGGCGAGGTGGCTGCCTCGGTTTTTCAAGGACCCCGAATCGCAGCGCTGGATGATCCTGATCGGACTCAGCTGCGTGGTGGCGCTCTTGATCTACCCGAGCGGCTTCAGCAGGACGGTGGAATACAAGGTCGGGGACGTGGCGGAGCGGGATGTCAAGGCCTCACGGGACTTCCTGGTGGAAAACGAGCTCCTGACCGCGAAGAACCGTCAGGAGGCGGAGAAGGCGGTATTGTCGGTCTACGACTTCGACCGGAGCGGCGGGAACCTGGTCCAGCGGGTGAATGAGGCGTTTCGGGTCGGGCGGGAATACGTAGCGGCTGTGAAGGCCGTGGCCGAAGCCCGGAAAAAGGCCGAAGAGGAGGCGGCTGCAGGGGAGGCGGAGAAGACCCCGCCGGCAGAGCCGGAGTCGGAGGTCTTGAACGAGGCCGCTGTGCGCGACGGCTTTTTCGAACTCCTCGAGCTCCCCGTGGACGAGGCGGTTTTCAGGACCTTGATGGCGGCCGGGTTTCCGGAAGAGGCCGAGAAGTGGGTGGTGGAACTCGTCCGCCCGGTGATTGAGAGGGGGGTCGTGAGCAACAAGTCGATGCTCATGAGCCAGAGCGAGAAGGGAATCCTCCTGCACGACATCCAGAGCGGGAAGGAGACCGAGGTCAGCGACCTCACGACCTTCTACAGCCTCGAGAGCGCGCGGCAGACCATCCTGTCGCGGCGGGACGAGCTGCGCAAGGCGATGCTGCCGAGCGCCTTGGTCAACCTGTGCCTCGATATGGCCGCCGCGGTCGTCAAACCGAATCTCACCTTCAACAAACGGGAGACGGAGATGCGGGTCGACGAGGCGCGCAAGACCGTCAAGCCCTTCTACTATGTCGTGAAGAAGGGTGAGATGCTGGTGCGCGAAGGGGAGCGGGTGACGGAGGAGCATGTCCGCAAGCTGGCGGAGCAGAACAAGCGGCTGAGCCGGGAAGGCGGGCTGGGGAGGATACCGGCGATCGCGCTCCTCTTCATGCTGCTTCTATCGGGCATGTACATGACAGGGCTGATACGGCGGAAGATTCCGACGAGCGAGACGCGG encodes:
- a CDS encoding PhoH family protein, translated to MAKGSNGSSAPPEVRKKIVFPEQEFFQSLVGEKNRNLQLLETKLGVAAHVRGNSVLLEGGDWEVELAETTLRQLYELIKVRYPVYTNDVDYAVRILRADPKADIKKVFRDEVYIPSSKKLITPKTIHQKAYMDAIRRYDMVFGIGPAGTGKTYLAMAMAISFLLKKSVKRVVLARPAVEAGERLGFLPGDLAEKVNPYLRPLYDALHDMMDFESASRLLQQGVIEVAPLAFMRGRTLNDSFVILDEAQNATPEQMKMFLTRLGFSSKAVITGDVTQTDLPEGKISGLVQARRILEGISGICFIEFSREDVIRHPLVQEIIDAYERTESGKAPAGNGPSPEAA